In Vigna unguiculata cultivar IT97K-499-35 chromosome 3, ASM411807v1, whole genome shotgun sequence, a single genomic region encodes these proteins:
- the LOC114176994 gene encoding homeobox-leucine zipper protein HOX3-like: protein MAVLPSASSTLELTISVPGFASSPTLLPSSSVKELDINQVPLEEDWMASNMEDEEESSNGDPPRKKLRLTKEQSRLLEESFRQNHTLNPKQKESLAMQLKLRPRQVEVWFQNRRARSKLKQTEMECEYLKRWFGSLTEQNRRLQREVEELRAMKVGPPTVISPHSCEPLPASTLTMCPRCERVTTTADKPPSAAATLSAKVPPHSPQPSAAC, encoded by the exons ATGGCGGTTTTACCAAGTGCCTCCTCCACCTTGGAATTGACCATATCTGTCCCTGGCTTTGCTTCTTCACCAACTCTTCTGCCTTCATCATCTG TGAAAGAATTGGACATAAACCAAGTACCTCTAGAAGAAGATTGGATGGCATCAAACatggaagatgaagaagaaagcaGCAATGGAGACCCTCCTCGCAAGAAACTCCGTCTCACCAAGGAACAATCTCGTCTCCTTGAAGAAAGCTTCAGACAAAACCACACCCTAAACCCA AAGCAGAAAGAGTCTTTGGCAATGCAACTGAAGCTGCGACCAAGGCAAGTGGAGGTGTGGTTTCAGAACCGTAGGGCCAG GAGCAAGCTGAAGCAGACAGAGATGGAGTGTGAGTACCTGAAGAGGTGGTTTGGGTCACTGACAGAGCAGAACAGAAGGCTTCAGAGGGAAGTGGAGGAACTGAGGGCCATGAAGGTGGGGCCACCCACCGTCATTTCCCCACACTCTTGTGAGCCACTCCCAGCCTCCACGCTAACCATGTGTCCCCGCTGTGAGCGCGTCACCACCACCGCCGACAAACCGCCCTCTGCCGCCGCCACTTTGTCCGCTAAAGTCCCACCGCACTCCCCTCAACCTTCTGCCGCCTGTTGA
- the LOC114175234 gene encoding uncharacterized protein LOC114175234, whose translation MANRRRRSDAGADEIAQAIHRMVDAMQPVAAQPRAIVPPTRAVTMEHVLKHKPSKFNGKATPDEADAWLRECEKIFRVLQCIEAQQLNFATFLLVGDAEYWKRFLEKYFPDSAKHALEVEFLTLQQGSKPVQACIDRFEYLARFYSQGITEEWRCRKFEGGLRHELHRFLVPLQIREFPVLVEQARTVEELDFGSSRITRTNCTKAAGSSSASNEHVKCYKCEKMGHYASQCPNKKATGETPSSQKQHGVIADRPRATGRVFALTSIEATKSGNLILDRCLLFDNHVLVLFDSRATHSFISQECVSRLGLVVQDLGYKLAVSTPASGEGYTNLVCTECPIEVAGHRFKVNLVCLPLEGLDVILCMDWLSDNHVIMDCRRHSVVFPEADG comes from the exons ATGGCGAATAGGAGAAGAAGAAGTGATGCAGGTGCCGATGAGATTGCCCAAGCGATCCACAGAATGGTTGATGCCATGCAGCCTGTTGCGGCACAACCTAGAGCCATAGTGCCACCCACTAGAGCGGTGACTATGGAGCATGTTCTGAAACACAAGCCATCCAAGTTCAACGGCAAAGCTACCCCTGATGAGGCTGATGCTTGGCTTAGGGAGTGTGAGAAGATATTTAGAGTACTGCAGTGCATAGAGGCACAACAGTTGAATTTCGCCACTTTCCTGCTTGTTGGCGATGCTGAGTACTG GAAGAGGTTCCTGGAAAAGTATTTTCCAGACTCAGCAAAACATGCACTCGAGGTGGAGTTTCTGACACTGCAACAAGGTAGTAAACCAGTACAGGCTTGCATAGACCGGTTCGAGTACTTGGCGAGATTCTACTCGCAAGGGATCACAGAGGAATGGCGTTGTCGCAAGTTTGAGGGAGGCTTGAGGCACGAGCTGCATAGATTCCTGGTGCCGCTACAAATCAGAGAGTTTCCAGTTCTGGTGGAGCAGGCTAGGACTGTGGAGGAGTTAGACTTTGGATCCAGTCGGATCACGAGGAC GAACTGTACTAAAGCTGCGGGCAGTTCAAGTGCTAGTAATGAACATGTGAAATGCTACAAGTGCGAGAAGATGGGACATTATGCGAGTCAATGTCCAAACAAGAAGGCGACCGGAGAAACACCATCATCGCAGAAGCAGCACGGGGTGATAGCTGATCGACCTCGAGCAACGGGGAGGGTGTTTGCATTAACTAGTATTGAGGCCACTAAGTCAGGTAATCTCATACTTGACCGATGTTTATTGTTTGATAACCATGTTTTGGTACTGTTTGACTCTAGAGCTACTCACTCGTTCATCTCACAAGAATGTGTGAGTAGACTAGGACTAGTAGTCCAGGATTTGGGGTACAAACTTGCGGTCTCGACACCTGCCTCGGGAGAAGGTTATACCAACTTAGTTTGCACCGAATGTCCTATTGAAGTGGCAGGACATAGGTTCAAAGTGAATCTTGTTTGTTTACCGTTGGAGGGCCTGGACGTAATACTTTGCATGGACTGGTTGTCGGACAATCACGTCATTATGGACTGTAGACGGCACAGTGTAGTGTTTCCTGAAGCGGATGGGTAA